GGTCGACGGTGAAAACCTGGGCACGGCGCCGATCGAACGGGTGCTGGCCCGGCATCCTGACGTCACCGAGGTAGCTGTGTACGCGGTCCCGGACCCCACCGTCGGTGACCAGGTGATGGCCGCCCTGGTGCTGGCATCCGGTGTCGAGTTCGACGCGGACAAGTTCCGAGCGTTTCTCGCCGAGCAAACCGACCTCGGTCCGAAACAATGGCCGTCGTATGTCCGACTCAGTTCGAATCTTCCGAAGACCGCGACGTTCAAGGTGCTCAAGCGGCAGCTCACCGCGGAGGGTCTGGAATGCGGCGATCCGGTAGTCCCCATCCCTCGGTGAATGCCTTGTCATTTCAGGAATTCTCGCGCTCTCTCGACGCGGACGTCGGGGTCGCGATCGCGTCGGCGGGCGGAACCGCGGAGTCATTCGGCGGGTGGGTGTCGGGTGTCGCATGGTCGACGGTCAAAGTGCCGCTGGCTGTCGCGGCCCTGCGTGCCCGCGTGGAGGGCCCCGTCGCCGAAGCGATCATCCACTCCGATAACCCCGCCGCCGAGGAGCTTTGGTCTCGGTTGGGCGGCGACGCCGCTCAGCTTGTCCAGACCGTGATCCGCCAGGCGGGTGACAACGCGACCGTCGTCGAATCTCGCCGATTACGAGCCGAATACACTCCGTTTGGTCAAACCCGGTGGACATTGGCCGACCAGGCTCGGTTCGCCGCCGGGCTCGCGCAGGTTGTTGACGCGGTGCCGGTCGTGGAGCTGATGGGTCACCTGTGCGAAGAGCACAGCTGGGGTCTGGCCGCGAAAGGTTATGCGGCTAAAGGGGGCTGGGGTCCGGGCTTGAGGGGCGAGTATCTGGTCCGCCAGTTTGCGATCGTGCCGCGCAGTTCGGGAACGCTCGGCGTGGCACTGGCAGCTGAGACACGCAGCGGCGACTACGAAACCGGCGTCGAGGTCGTCGACGCACTCGCCGAATGGGTGGTCACCCGATTAACCCAGCAGTGACGGGACGACGGCGTCGATCAGGTGCGGCCCGGGCTCGACGAACGCCGCACGAAGTGCGTCGGCGAATTCCTCGACGGTGGTGGCGCGCCGCGCCGGTACACCCATACCTTCGGCGATCCTGACGAAATCAATTGTGGGCCGGGATAAGTCGAGGAGATCCCGAGCCTTGGGTCCAGGCGCCGCGCCGACACCGACCCGCTGCAGCTCGAGCCGTAGGATGTCGTACGCGCCGTTGTTGTAGATAACGGTGGTGATGTTCAGGTTTTCCCGGGCCTGGGTCCAGAGCCCCGAAATCGTATACATCGCAGAGCCATCCGACTCCAGGGAGAGCACGGGTCGATCGGGTGCGGCCACCGCGGCACCGACTGCCGCGGGGATCCCGTAGCCGATGGCACCGCCGGTCAGGGTGAGCCAGTCGTGTGCGGGCGCACCCGCGGTCGCCGCCGCCAGCGGCACACTCGATGTGTTCGATTCGTCGACGACGATCGAGTTTTCGGGCATCAGTGCACCGACCACGTCGGCTACCGTCGCCGCGGTCAGTGGACCGTTCGGTAGCTGTGGGCGCGAAAGTCCCGCCACTGTGGCTTCGGTGCCGGGCGCCAGGTCGTCGGCCAGGGCTGCCAATGCCGCCGCAGCGCCGTGCGGGCCGGACAGCACATGTACTTCGCAGCCCTCCGGCACCAGATCGCTGGGCTTGTCAGGGTAGGCGAAAAACGACACCGGTGACGCGGCACCGGCCAGGATCAGATGCTTGGTCCCCACGAGCTGGGCAACGACTGCCTCGGCGAAATACGGGATCCGATCGACGGCGGGGACACCGGCGCCGCGCTCCAGCCGAGCCG
This genomic stretch from Mycobacterium paraterrae harbors:
- a CDS encoding class A beta-lactamase-related serine hydrolase, encoding MRRSGSPHPSVNALSFQEFSRSLDADVGVAIASAGGTAESFGGWVSGVAWSTVKVPLAVAALRARVEGPVAEAIIHSDNPAAEELWSRLGGDAAQLVQTVIRQAGDNATVVESRRLRAEYTPFGQTRWTLADQARFAAGLAQVVDAVPVVELMGHLCEEHSWGLAAKGYAAKGGWGPGLRGEYLVRQFAIVPRSSGTLGVALAAETRSGDYETGVEVVDALAEWVVTRLTQQ
- a CDS encoding acetolactate synthase large subunit, whose amino-acid sequence is MNGAQVLINTLADAGVDVCFANPGTSEMHFVAALDSVARMRGVLTLFEGIATGAADGYARISGRPAAVLLHLGPGLGNGLANLHNARRARVPMVVVVGDHATYHKKYDAPLESDIDALAGSVSGWVRRTGDTADVAADAARAVAEAVAHQQISTLILPADTSWTAGAQLGQRSAHRPGPAEIEADAVEAAAAVLRSGEPTVLLIGGDATRGIGLAAGARIAEATGSRWYCETFPARLERGAGVPAVDRIPYFAEAVVAQLVGTKHLILAGAASPVSFFAYPDKPSDLVPEGCEVHVLSGPHGAAAALAALADDLAPGTEATVAGLSRPQLPNGPLTAATVADVVGALMPENSIVVDESNTSSVPLAAATAGAPAHDWLTLTGGAIGYGIPAAVGAAVAAPDRPVLSLESDGSAMYTISGLWTQARENLNITTVIYNNGAYDILRLELQRVGVGAAPGPKARDLLDLSRPTIDFVRIAEGMGVPARRATTVEEFADALRAAFVEPGPHLIDAVVPSLLG